A window of the Penaeus monodon isolate SGIC_2016 chromosome 38, NSTDA_Pmon_1, whole genome shotgun sequence genome harbors these coding sequences:
- the LOC119596914 gene encoding protein FAM43A-like, producing MPNMNLKKLWRKKSVTITEYDPTYKVVYLGNVLTGWAKGDGCVDKPLSTLWRNYCQSSRQDIAMKVTICGAGLRAVTREHGLTEYWAHRVTYCAAHPAYPRVFCWVYRHEGRRLKQELRCHAVLCPKTEKAEAMAAQLRVRLASALQEFRREKVVRQNARLSLMHAIYDSAAIPRRRLLLSTGAANYRPPLERSKSAPKLGAIEESIEEEEEAEALDSDVDDIDELDEAASVHLQPEDVGLSSAVSETTSDIVVDYDSSSEVASAGQERLTLEEDFDEGSANFSHFCHSDTPLYCPVPPLSPIGDASEVHEPGGGGGGRDAGTMMGGPGDVSATSGKDLGLLASLTGELSLAPPAEESLTSDQPESLGSHCDSCNSSCGACSDPCDVAAEQEHLLGEGNHIISDGHILREGESSGKMARMEGDNISEESGYSEDKDSLQNLDATKL from the exons ATGCCCAACATGAATCTGAAGAAGCTTTGGCGTAAGAAAAGTGTGACAATCACCGAGTATGACCCAACATACAAGGTCGTGTATCTGGGCAACGTGCTCACGGGATGGGCCAAGG GTGACGGGTGCGTGGACAAGCCGCTGTCTACACTCTGGAGGAACTATTGCCAAAGCAGTCGCCAAGATATCGCTATGAAG GTGACGATCTGCGGCGCGGGCCTGCGAGCCGTGACCCGCGAGCACGGCCTCACCGAGTACTGGGCGCACCGCGTGACGTACTGCGCGGCGCACCCCGCGTACCCTCGGGTCTTCTGTTGGGTGTACCGTCACGAGGGCAGGCGGCTCAAGCAGGAGTTGCGCTGCCATGCGGTGCTCTGCCCGAAGACGGAGAAAGCTGAG GCCATGGCCGCCCAGCTGAGAGTGCGGCTGGCGTCGGCGCTGCAGGAGTTCCGCCGGGAGAAGGTGGTGCGCCAGAACGCCCGCCTGTCCCTCATGCACGCCATCTACGACTCGGCCGCCATCCCGCGGCGCCGCCTGCTGCTCTCCACGGGCGCCGCCAATTACCGGCCTCCGCTGGAGCGGTCAAAGAGCGCGCCCAAACTCGGCGCCATCGAGGAGAgcatcgaggaggaggaggaggcggaggcgctcGACAGCGACGTGGACGACATCGACGAGCTGGACGAGGCCGCGTCGGTGCACCTGCAGCCGGAGGACGTGGGGCTGTCGAGCGCCGTGTCGGAGACCACGTCGGACATCGTGGTGGATTACGACTCGAGCAGCGAGGTGGCGAGCGCCGGCCAGGAGAGGCTGACGCTGGAGGAGGACTTCGACGAGGGCAGCGCCAACTTCTCGCACTTCTGCCATTCGGACACGCCCCTCTACTGCCCCGTGCCTCCGCTCTCGCCGATCGGCGACGCGAGTGAGGTCCACGAgccagggggtgggggaggggggagggacgcaGGGACGATGATGGGGGGCCCAGGGGACGTCTCGGCGACTAGCGGGAAGGACCTCGGCCTGCTAGCGTCGCTCACGGGGGAGCTGAGTCTCGCTCCTCCCGCCGAAGAGTCGCTGACGTCGGACCAGCCCGAGTCCCTGGGTTCGCATTGCGACTCGTGCAACTCCTCGTGCGGCGCCTGCAGCGACCCGTGCGACGTGGCGGCGGAGCAGGAGCACCTCCTGGGCGAGGGCAACCACATCATCTCGGACGGCCACATCCTGAGAGAGGGCGAGAGCTCGGGGAAGATGGCCCGCATGGAAGGGGACAATATCAGTGAGGAGAGTGGCTACTCCGAGGACAAAGATTCTTTGCAAAATTTAGACGCGACCAAACTTTAG